Proteins from a genomic interval of Leptospira kanakyensis:
- a CDS encoding glycosyltransferase family 2 protein: MNSFDRPLVSIIIPTYNRKTVVDRAIESVIKQTYPHWELHIVDDGSDDDTWKDLLSKLPGWKGKLSSFGRNKKSIQVHQTEHRGVSGARNFGMGRAEGEWIAFLDSDDEWYPEKLSKQMEFHKSHPEILFSQTREVWNKKGNLMEPKGKYRKLPGWFLKESLELCMVTTSSFFAYKPTLETFGGFRIELPVCEDYDLWNRILLSGHPIGLIDENLMVRYGGSDDQLSNQYQALERFRLYSLLLTKEEFLEMGKWELLKPLTKSLFQNAIQSRMDTMLQGRTKRGKDTEWIQNLLTNFLSEKPISKKDLSALLVDSLF, translated from the coding sequence ATGAATTCTTTCGATAGACCACTTGTTTCCATCATTATACCCACCTATAACCGAAAGACCGTCGTCGACAGAGCCATCGAATCCGTGATAAAACAAACCTATCCCCACTGGGAACTCCATATTGTCGACGATGGATCGGACGATGATACATGGAAAGACCTACTTTCCAAACTTCCTGGTTGGAAAGGAAAACTCTCCTCTTTTGGTAGAAACAAAAAATCCATCCAAGTCCACCAAACAGAACATAGGGGAGTAAGTGGGGCAAGAAACTTTGGAATGGGAAGGGCAGAGGGTGAGTGGATTGCCTTTTTAGATTCGGATGACGAGTGGTATCCCGAAAAACTTTCCAAACAAATGGAATTTCATAAATCCCATCCTGAAATTTTATTTTCCCAAACGAGGGAGGTCTGGAACAAAAAAGGCAATTTAATGGAGCCCAAAGGAAAATACAGGAAACTCCCTGGATGGTTTTTAAAAGAGTCCTTGGAACTTTGTATGGTGACCACTTCCAGTTTTTTTGCCTATAAACCAACCTTGGAAACCTTTGGAGGATTTCGCATTGAACTACCCGTATGCGAAGATTACGATTTATGGAACCGGATTTTGTTATCTGGCCATCCCATTGGTTTAATCGATGAAAACTTAATGGTCCGTTATGGTGGTAGCGATGACCAACTTTCGAATCAGTACCAAGCACTCGAAAGATTTCGTTTGTATTCGCTACTACTTACGAAAGAGGAATTCCTAGAAATGGGAAAATGGGAATTATTAAAACCACTCACAAAATCCCTTTTTCAAAATGCGATTCAGTCTCGGATGGACACCATGCTCCAAGGCCGAACCAAAAGAGGAAAAGATACAGAATGGATCCAAAATTTACTTACCAATTTTTTATCAGAAAAACCAATTTCGAAAAAAGATTTATCCGCTTTGTTAGTTGACTCTCTATTTTGA
- a CDS encoding succinate dehydrogenase/fumarate reductase iron-sulfur subunit, which produces MKLHLKVWRQKDKNDKGRMVSYEANNISEHMSFLEMLDVVNDDLIKKGDEPIAFDHDCREGICGACSMVINGVPHGPEKGTTTCQLHMRKFKDGDTVYIEPWRAKAFPVVKDLLVDRSAFDRIIQAGGYVSINTGGAPDGNALPIPKVDADLAMDAATCIGCGACVAACKNASAMLFVSAKVSHLALLPQGVVEKKERVRKMVSAMDKEGFGNCTNQYECEAACPKEISVNFITRLNREYISS; this is translated from the coding sequence ATGAAGTTACACCTTAAAGTTTGGCGACAAAAAGACAAAAACGATAAAGGTCGCATGGTGAGTTATGAAGCAAACAACATCAGCGAACATATGTCTTTCCTTGAGATGTTGGATGTTGTGAACGATGACTTAATCAAAAAAGGCGATGAGCCGATTGCCTTTGACCACGACTGCCGCGAAGGAATTTGTGGAGCATGTTCCATGGTAATCAATGGGGTTCCTCATGGTCCAGAAAAAGGAACTACCACTTGCCAATTACATATGCGTAAGTTCAAAGATGGCGATACGGTTTATATCGAACCTTGGAGAGCCAAAGCTTTCCCTGTCGTAAAAGACCTTTTAGTAGACCGTTCTGCTTTTGATCGTATCATCCAAGCGGGTGGGTATGTATCCATCAATACGGGTGGAGCTCCTGATGGAAACGCACTACCAATTCCAAAAGTAGATGCTGACCTTGCGATGGATGCCGCTACTTGTATCGGATGTGGGGCTTGTGTAGCAGCTTGTAAAAATGCTTCTGCAATGCTTTTTGTATCGGCAAAAGTATCACATTTGGCACTCCTCCCACAAGGTGTGGTCGAAAAGAAAGAACGAGTTCGTAAAATGGTAAGTGCAATGGACAAAGAAGGATTTGGAAATTGTACAAACCAATACGAATGTGAAGCAGCTTGTCCGAAAGAAATTTCGGTAAACTTCATCACAAGATTGAATAGAGAGTATATCTCTAGCTAA
- a CDS encoding fumarate reductase/succinate dehydrogenase flavoprotein subunit has product MKLDAKIPSGPLEQKWDKHKQDIKLVNPANKRKYKVIIVGTGLAGASAAATLSELGYQVSVFCFQDSPRRAHSIAAQGGINAAKNYQNDGDSVYRLFYDTVKGGDFRAREANVYRLAHESTNIIDQCVAQGVPFAREYGGTLSNRSFGGAQVSRTFYAKGQTGQQLLLGAYSALEKQISRGAVKMYPRTEMLELVLVDGHAKGIVVRDLVTGEISSHAGDAVILASGGYGNVFYLSTNAKGSNVTATYRAYKKGAGFANPCYTQIHPTCIPQAGDYQSKLTLMSESLRNDGRVWVPKKKDDLRAPHEIPEDERDYYLERKYPSYGNLAPRDISSRSAKEACDNGLGVGPKVGDKRLGVYLDFSDSIKRLGEPVVADRYDNLFQMYERITGENPYKVPMRIYPAVHYTMGGLWVDYNLMSNIPGLHVLGEANFSDHGANRLGASALMQGLADGYFVIPYTIGDYFAKEGHKNISTDRPEFKEAEARVREMTNKLLAINGKKTPDDFHRALGKIMWDQCGMARNEKGLKDALQRIPELREEFWKNVKVAGSGSELNQELEKAGRVADYLEFGELLCLDALTREESCGGHFREEHQTEDGEAKRNDDKFCHVTAWEYKGEGKAPVEHREKLEYENIHLAVRSYK; this is encoded by the coding sequence ATGAAATTAGACGCAAAAATTCCGTCGGGTCCATTAGAACAAAAATGGGACAAACACAAACAAGACATCAAACTTGTAAACCCGGCAAACAAACGTAAGTATAAAGTCATTATCGTGGGAACAGGTCTTGCAGGAGCTTCTGCTGCTGCTACACTCTCAGAACTTGGATACCAAGTTTCTGTTTTCTGTTTCCAAGACAGTCCAAGACGAGCTCACTCCATTGCTGCCCAAGGTGGTATCAATGCGGCAAAGAATTACCAAAATGATGGTGACTCCGTTTATCGTTTGTTCTATGACACTGTAAAAGGTGGTGACTTCCGTGCTCGTGAAGCAAACGTTTATCGTTTGGCTCATGAATCCACAAACATCATTGACCAGTGTGTGGCACAAGGTGTTCCTTTTGCTCGTGAGTATGGCGGAACCTTATCCAACCGGTCTTTTGGTGGAGCGCAAGTATCTCGTACTTTTTATGCAAAAGGACAAACTGGCCAACAGTTGTTACTTGGTGCCTACTCTGCTCTAGAGAAACAAATCTCTCGTGGTGCAGTGAAAATGTATCCAAGAACGGAGATGTTGGAACTAGTTCTTGTTGATGGTCATGCCAAAGGAATCGTAGTTCGTGATCTAGTGACTGGTGAAATTTCTTCCCATGCAGGGGACGCTGTCATTCTAGCATCCGGCGGATACGGAAACGTATTTTACCTTTCCACCAACGCAAAAGGATCGAACGTAACTGCTACTTACCGTGCTTACAAAAAAGGTGCAGGATTTGCAAACCCTTGTTATACGCAAATTCACCCTACTTGTATCCCTCAAGCCGGAGATTACCAATCCAAACTAACTCTTATGTCTGAATCTCTCCGTAACGACGGACGGGTTTGGGTTCCTAAGAAAAAAGATGATCTTCGTGCTCCTCACGAAATTCCAGAAGACGAAAGAGATTATTACCTCGAAAGAAAATACCCTTCTTACGGAAACTTAGCACCTCGGGACATTTCATCACGTTCAGCAAAAGAAGCTTGTGATAATGGTCTTGGTGTGGGTCCAAAGGTTGGTGACAAACGACTTGGTGTGTATCTAGATTTTTCTGATTCCATCAAACGATTGGGTGAACCAGTAGTAGCTGACCGTTATGACAACCTCTTCCAAATGTATGAACGCATTACGGGAGAAAACCCATACAAAGTGCCAATGCGTATTTACCCTGCGGTTCACTACACTATGGGTGGGCTTTGGGTGGATTACAACCTCATGTCCAATATTCCTGGTCTTCATGTTCTAGGAGAAGCAAACTTCTCTGACCATGGTGCGAACCGACTCGGAGCATCTGCTCTCATGCAAGGTCTTGCTGATGGATACTTTGTGATTCCTTATACCATTGGTGATTATTTTGCCAAAGAAGGTCACAAAAATATCTCTACAGACAGACCTGAGTTTAAAGAAGCAGAAGCACGTGTTCGTGAGATGACTAATAAATTATTAGCAATCAACGGTAAAAAAACTCCGGATGATTTCCATAGAGCACTCGGTAAAATCATGTGGGATCAGTGCGGTATGGCACGTAACGAAAAAGGCCTCAAAGATGCCTTACAAAGAATTCCTGAACTGAGAGAGGAATTTTGGAAAAACGTAAAAGTTGCCGGATCTGGATCTGAGCTCAACCAAGAGTTAGAAAAAGCAGGTCGCGTTGCCGACTATTTAGAGTTTGGTGAACTACTTTGTTTAGATGCACTTACAAGAGAAGAATCCTGTGGTGGTCATTTCCGTGAGGAACACCAAACCGAAGACGGCGAAGCAAAACGTAATGACGATAAATTCTGTCACGTAACTGCTTGGGAATACAAAGGGGAAGGAAAAGCTCCTGTAGAACACCGCGAAAAACTCGAGTATGAAAACATCCACCTAGCCGTAAGGAGCTACAAATAA
- a CDS encoding succinate dehydrogenase cytochrome b subunit: MTLSLDFFRSSIGKKIIMAITGFIWFGFVILHMVGNLQVFQGPEKLNTYAKFLKDLGPLLWVARIGLIVAFFGHVCTAILLKFENSSARPVSYAKGSTIQASVASRTMAYSGLLLLTFLVYHLAHFTLGITNPEHYSFEYILKNGDVVHDVYAMVILGFQDPIISGTYIVFMVFLALHFSHALGSMFQTLGILAPKHNPAIQKASTGLGLIIFLGNCSMPISILLGYVR, from the coding sequence ATGACGTTGAGTCTAGACTTCTTTCGATCCTCAATTGGAAAGAAGATCATTATGGCCATTACCGGATTTATCTGGTTTGGGTTCGTGATCCTTCACATGGTCGGAAACCTTCAAGTTTTCCAAGGACCAGAAAAATTAAACACCTACGCAAAGTTTCTCAAGGATTTAGGACCGCTACTATGGGTAGCACGTATTGGACTGATTGTGGCTTTTTTTGGTCACGTATGTACAGCCATCCTTCTAAAATTTGAGAATTCAAGTGCGAGGCCAGTATCTTATGCTAAGGGTTCTACCATCCAAGCCTCTGTAGCTTCTCGCACAATGGCTTATAGCGGACTCCTTTTACTCACCTTTCTTGTGTACCACCTTGCACATTTTACTTTAGGAATCACTAACCCAGAACATTACAGTTTTGAATACATCCTCAAAAATGGTGATGTAGTTCATGATGTGTATGCGATGGTGATCCTCGGATTTCAAGATCCAATCATTTCCGGAACTTATATTGTATTTATGGTTTTCCTAGCTCTCCATTTTTCTCATGCTTTGGGATCAATGTTTCAGACTTTGGGAATCCTTGCACCAAAACACAACCCAGCCATTCAGAAAGCTTCTACAGGACTTGGTCTTATCATTTTCCTGGGAAACTGTTCCATGCCGATCTCGATTTTACTCGGGTATGTCCGTTAA